Part of the Clostridiales bacterium genome is shown below.
AGCAACGTTTATGCCTGCTGCATCCGCGGACGCAGGATTTTCCCCGACAGCTCTCAAATTCAAACCCGGCCTCGTATAATAAAGATATATGCCAAGTAATATCGCAATGATATATCCAAAATAAATATATACATCCTGCATGAAAAATATCCTGCCTATAAACGGTATTCTGGATAAAAGCGGTAAAGCGACGGGTTTAAAAAACATCTTTATAGCATTGGGCACGGACTTTCCGGAAAGGCCTTTGCCGACAAAGCTTGCAAAACCCGAGCCGAATATGGAAAGTGTAAGCCCGCATACCACCTGATTCGCCCGAAGTTGTACCGTCAAAAAAGCATATATCAAAGACCCCATCAATCCTCCGAATGCTCCCATAAATATCGCAATTAACGGGCTGCCGGTGCTGTATCCAGCATAAAAGCCCATCACTGAGCCCATGAGCATCATGCCTTCAACCCCGAGATTCAGATTTCCCGCTCTTTCGCATATTATCTCACCAAGGGTTGCAAATAGAAGGGGGGTACCTGCGACAACAGCATTTGCCAGGAATAATTCGATCATTATGCTTCCTCCTTTTGAGCGATTTTTCTATCGACCGTATCGCTCTTGCCATCTATTTCGTATTTTATATATTTCTCCAGCCTTCTCTTTGAAATAAACCTGTACTTTATGAAAAGTTCGCTTCCAAGCACAAAAAACAGTATAATCCCTTGAAGCATCTGCGCTATCGACGATGGTATGTTAAATGCTATCTGTATATATGAAGCCCCCTGCACAAGCGCTGCAAACAGCATCGAAACCAGAATTATAAAGGGGGCTTTGAGAGACGAAAGCCAGGTTATTATAATCGCTGTATATC
Proteins encoded:
- a CDS encoding ABC transporter permease encodes the protein MIELFLANAVVAGTPLLFATLGEIICERAGNLNLGVEGMMLMGSVMGFYAGYSTGSPLIAIFMGAFGGLMGSLIYAFLTVQLRANQVVCGLTLSIFGSGFASFVGKGLSGKSVPNAIKMFFKPVALPLLSRIPFIGRIFFMQDVYIYFGYIIAILLGIYLYYTRPGLNLRAVGENPASADAAGINVAFYKYFHILLGGALCGLGGAYLSLVYVPAWQENITAGRGWIAVALVIFASWNPFKAILGSFLFGGLDIIGFRIQGTKVAISQYIIDMLPYVVTVAVLVFVSMKKSRKNAPPNGLGNPYFREER